The sequence AGGAGCGGTATTTAATACTGATTGTTAGGGTGTTTTCTCAATTAGCGCACCCCATACCTTGGCGATTCTATCAATAGCACCGCCGCCTAAATGACCGCTGATAGCAACCAGCACTGCCGTAAGCAATTGGTCAAACTCCCAATACTCACATAGATAAAATGTTAGAACACCTGCAAAGCCACTGATAATCAGCTCACCAAGTAATCGCACAAACACCTCCGTTAGTGGCAGCGGTTTTCGTGATAGATTTAGTCGTCTGATAAATGCGACCAGTCCGCCCGTCACTGCTAGTAAAAATACCCATATATATGTCAATAGGCTATAGGTTGTTGGGTCTTTGTCGAGCATACGCCGTCCTCAAATTTTAGATAATAAAAAACCACTCAATGAGTGGTTATTGACCTGCTAATGCCTTGCTTTCTTGCAGCTGCTTAACGAACGCATCAAGCATTGCCTCTTGTGATTCTGGTATTGTTGCATTGACTGTGCCAGTATTTGACCTTAGCTCCACCACTATTGTTTTTGCCGGTGCGCTTGTGGTGCTGGTAGGCGCGTACTGACTGGTACTTGGAGTTGCGTTGGTAGTAGGGTTTTCACTGCTGCCACGATGTTTCTTGTTGTTTTTCTCGGAATAGCTCTCAGCTTGCTTATCAACGGCAGCTTGGACTCGCTCCATGTCACGAGCATAGTCTGCTAGGCTTAGCCATTTGTAGCCCTCGTAAAAACCCATGCTTTTCATGAGTTTTTCGTATGACTCATCAGTCGTGTCTGCTGTGCCGCTTAGTGCATTTAAGGCGCTAATCTTGTCTTTAATGACTTGCGTATTCCGCTGCGTAAATGCAAGGCTTGCGCTTTCGCTCTTAGTCGCTTCATCAGTTGCAAATTTAGCGTTCCATGTGGCGGTTGATTGCTCTTTTCTGGCAGCGGTGTTTTCTTTGATAGCTGTCGTGGCTCTAGTTGCCGATCGCTCAACCTCTTTTAGCGAGTTGCTAAACCCTAGCGACGCTGTTTGATTGTTATACCAAGTCTCAAGCGTACTATCGCCGCTAGTCTTAATCTTACTGTAAATACCGTCTAGCGCTTCACTTAACTGTCCGGCATTCGCTTGACCGCTTTTTTTAACTAACTCGTAGTTGGCAATGGCGGCTTTGGCTTGCTTGTCTGCTTCGGCTTGACTGATGATACCCAGCTCTTTAAACGCTCTCGCTGTTTCGTCCAGTAACTCGGGTGTCTTTTCGAGCTTGCCGTTAATTGCGTCAATACCGCGCTCGACTTGCTCAGTAGATATCTTGCCGTCTTTACCAAAATGCACATATAGCTTTCTAACTTCGTCAATTTCAGCCTGACTTTTTGCACCTGCAAGTAGCTTTTCAAGACTGGCATACAACAAGCCACTGGCGTCCAGACCATCGCGCTTAAGCTCGCCATAGCCATCAGCGACCCGCCTAACTGCCTCAGCGTTACGATCAAAACCGCTTGATACCTGATTGAGCGCCTCTGTTACATCAATGCCCAAGCCTTTAGCGGCATTTAGTGCAACGTCTTTTATCGATAATCCAGCCTCATTGGCAGCACTCTCAATTCCACCAAAAGCCGTGACGGTTACTTTGCCAGCCTCGTCAACCGTCGCAATATAGTTTTGAGTGGCTAACTCAATTTTAGTTGCGCTATCCAAAACACCTTTATTGGAATTAATGGCTTGTTGCGCGTATTCTTGCGCTGCCTCTGTTTTTGACTTTTCAAAAGAGAGTTTTGCTTCCGC is a genomic window of Psychrobacter cibarius containing:
- a CDS encoding phage holin family protein, which translates into the protein MLDKDPTTYSLLTYIWVFLLAVTGGLVAFIRRLNLSRKPLPLTEVFVRLLGELIISGFAGVLTFYLCEYWEFDQLLTAVLVAISGHLGGGAIDRIAKVWGALIEKTP